The genomic stretch TGAGATACCCAGCTCCGCTGTATACGTGGACGAAGACGGCAGCCAAGTCCTGCTACTTACTCCACAAAGCACATTCTTTCAACCACCACCCACGCCTCCACCTTTCGGGCATGCACCTTTCTCGAATGGAATATTCCCTGATAACGATATAGCAATGGCAGAACAAGTGATAACTCTGTCCGCCCTGTCTGATAGCGATGTTCCCCGTACCCCGGATACGTTTGAAAACGCAGAAGATGGTGCAATGTCAGGAAACGGGCGTATTCTGTTCGTGGATACGACTTATACCTCTTACAACACTGAATGGTCGGCCTCCGTATTTTTCCCTCCAAAGTTAGCAGAAGAGGCTGCATCATGGACACCACATGATTTTGTGGGCGGTCCAGATGTACCGTTGGACTGCATTCACTCAGCTGGAGATATCAGCCCGGTTGAGCGATGGGATGAGGTATGTGTTGTTTCCAAGGATATGATACCTGGAACTGGAGAGCTGATATAGCCGATGGTATCTGCGTTTGCGTTTTACTCTATTTCAGAAAATATGGTCACCGGTCTTCCGCAGAGGGCTTCGCACTGCGCCTTGTCTTTGACCTTTTGCGGAACCATCGAGCGCCCATAGCTATTCATACACGGCACTGTGTCTCTATAAAGAGAAAAATGTTGGTGTATTCTGGTTCACGgattttttctttgtattATGGATGAAACCATTCCTGTCTTCTTTACCCCTGATGCTTATTCCAGGACGACACGCTCTTTTATCTTATAGGATTATTTATTCTTCGGCGACACCCTCATAAGTATCCCCCAACTTTCAATCTTTGGCAACCTGTCTTAAACAGGTGCACTACATAATATTCTGCCTCTCAGAATTGTAATCATTTTGATTGTAACATAGTACTGCTTCGCGAGAGATTTTTCTGATTTTCACCTTAATGAGTGGTACTCACTGAGAACTATCATCATGATCTGATAACACAAAGTATCACTTCCAATTTTCCATGACGCATAGAGGACCCCAGTAACCTAAGACTGGAGAAATTCAGTTTCGGAGCAAAAGTGCCGAATGATGGGAAATTTGTCCGCATTGTGCGGCCTCGAGGCCCGCAAGCGCCGCTGTAAAGTCATGTTCATGTTGACTTTCACAGCGGCGTCCTGACTCTGCTCAGTCGGCCTTGCTCGTTCTGCTCCCTCAATGCCTTTCATCATAGATCACTGACAAATTTTGAATATCCGTGAAGGATTCATTACTTCAAGGTCCGTTGTTTGTGCATCGTGGTTGTGCCAACAGGCAGGCTGATATCATCGTGCCCTTTGACCCAAGTTCCGCGAGTCTGTGACGCATGAAGATGTCAAGTTCAACCCCATCGCCAGTATCTGATGAGTCAAGTTCTGAAGGGTACGCATACTGTAAAAGAGAGCATTGCACGCAGGAGGCTCATCGTCGATTTGTAGGGAGATTCTGAGAGAGTTTGTGAATGACCTCACAGCTAAAGATCGCCAGGAATCGATGTCACCACGATCAGCTTTACTCTCACATACATCTTTACGAACTGGTCCCGTGTCAAGTCATCAGAACATTGACCCTAACAATGCCATTGTCGATACCAGAGGGAAGCGTAGGAAGTCGCGGACGAAGGGCAGTCGTCGCGAGCTGGCACTGGAAGTCGGACGACCGAGTGCTCTCTCTCAGTTGGTGGATGTAGATATCTCCCGCAAGGACCCCCGGGACGAAGTAATGCGGCTTCGTGAGATCTTGAAGACGGTGGAGAAGCATGCTATCATGGAGGCAAAGCGTGCCACTGAACTTCAGCGGGCCAATCTTGAAGCGCAGCATCGCGCTCGGATCCTTCATGAAAACAAACTTGCCGCAGAGCAAGCAGCGGATAAAGCAAACCAGGAAAAGCGGCTGTATCAGTTTCAGCTTGATACTGCACAGAAAGAGATCGAAAGAAGTCAAGAGGCGGTTAGGAGGATTGAGAAACAGAGGgatgaggcggaggcggaagCCGCCCGTGCTCGGGATAAGGCTAGGAAATTGCGTGAAGAGAAATTGATGCTTGCTGCTCGGGAAGAAGGGCGGAGGATGGGTTTTGAAGCTGGCTTCGAGCATGCTAGGGCAGAACGCCAGATGCATgcagcaaggacaaagaaACCACCGATCGATCCAAAACCTACTCATAAACGTCGCTCTTCAATGGAACCGGCTCCCAGCGTTCGCGTCGataaaggcaaaggcaaagaacgTGCATATAGTCAGCAAGATAATGACAGCCCACCGCACGACCCTCCTCCAAATAATACCCGGCGCCAAAACCCTCCAGTAAGAGAATCGATTCGAGGACGGGATGATGATATTATATCTAGTCCAGACAGTCCTGTGATGTCTGTATCACAACTCCCACTCAGAAATCTTCCTCCGACATCCCGCTTATCGCAGGCAGGTCCTTCACAGTCGAGTCCACTCAGGCCGTTTAAGCCACCTACCGAAACACATTCCGAACCTTCTGAACCCAGCGAACCTCCAGTTAACCACCACCGTTCGCCGACACCGCAGAAGTTGCAGCAACAATTCCAAGAACAACAGCAAGCGCCACGCCCTCCCAGCGTTCGAAGCACAGATATAGTAACATGGTCGGTAACGGTGCCAACTCCGAACGAGATCGTCAGTAATGCCAACGAAAGCCCTCACCATAACGTCGCAACAGTTCCGCGAGACCAATGGGTGACTGCGCAGAAACGTCTTGACATGCCTACACCAGAAAACATGCCTCCGCAATTGACGCTCCCACCTCGTGACCCTCCGCCTAATAACCAGGCGAAGACGATGCAGAAAGTTGTTAGGCTCCCCCTTATACAACGTGCATCTTTCAAACAGGCCGCATCTTGGTATCGTTCTCTAAGTTTGCGCAAGAAGGCCAAACCAGTCACCGACCCAGTTAATGAAAAGCCCCCTTCCAAAACTGTTCCTACTCCCACAACAACACCGATGTCTGCGCCGCTGTATAACGAATCCCAACCGCACGCTGCAGTGGACGAACCCATTGCTTCCGCAGAAATGTATGGCCAACCTCCCCAACCGCCAATATCATGGTATCAAGCAAACCGACCCATTGCTCCTCCTGCGGCGTCGTCTGTGCGCAGCCAGGACTTTGCATATGGTAGACGCAGACGTGGTTCAGATGCGATGTCCATGTCGACCAGGGTATCGGAATTTGACCTTTTATCCACACCATATATTCCAGCGCAGAGCGTTAAAAGTGGAAAGGAAGGCGTCAAGCGTGTTAAAGAGCCCAAAGATAATTATCTTGGTGTTATCAAGGAAGACCCGTCTAGTAGAGGCAATACCCCCAGTACCGATAGGTATAATCACGGTGCATACCCCCCGGTAGAACAAATGCAAACTATACCCCAGCCTAACTTTGGACAGCCTTCGTTACATCAGCAGCCTTCCTATGGCACACTGGCAAGCTCGGTGAGTTAGGCATCGCCATAATTTTGTTAATTTCCAAGTTTTCTGACCTCCGGGTTCGATATCAATATATAGGTGCAGGGTAAACGTCACTCCCGACGCCCACCTCCACCTACTATCACTGTACCTGACCCAGACGAAGAATTGGAACCCTTCGGTGTCGCCTATGCACGTCATAATCGAAGCCAAAGCATGCCGAGCGGCTATACCGGAGGAGCAGATATAGGGCGGCGGCCATCGCGCATCTCTGAAAAGACAACACCCGACACGTCTATCGTTATTGATGTCGTTCCTCCTGTAAGTATTTTATGAGCTAAGGACTCAAGACTTTATCTGACTTCACCCTTTAATTTTTTCTATGTTCACTGAACTCAAGTCCGGCATGGCACCTGACATTGTTCAATCACCACCTCATACTGGCGTCAATCATCTCAGTCCATACCATGTCTATCGTCCTCCATCTCAGGCTAGTCAACGAATGGCTGCTATGAAATCAGTGACATCTCTGCACACTCAAGGCGGTAGTCGCCTTGAACCTCCCTCTGCTTCAACCCCGGCTGAACATCCAATGTCTGTGGCTGATCCTCGGTCCAAGTCGAGTCAAAGTTATACCAACTATGATCAACATCAGCCCCAAGTCCCACTTCGTCAGCCACCTACATCATCTCCCGCCCCGTCTCGAGCTGCTGGTAATCAGTATGCACAAGACAATAGTTCAAATTACACACTACAGCAACAACACGAATACCTGCCGCAACAAACACAAGTGCAGTCGTCTCGTGCACACTCACGGGCAAGTGGGCAGTACTACCGCGACCAAACACCTTCGCAGACGCCTtatcagcaacaacaatttCTTCCTCCATCTTCACAAGCATTACCACCGCAACCTCGCCCAGAAAGCGTACGCTCTTATGCTTCCAGAAGACCAAATGAAAGTCTTCGACCTAAGAAAAGCCAGTCTAGCTTTGTGTTGCACAACCCTGACCCCGATATGAGCGCATCGCCGTCCCAGTTGCCTAATAACGCTTCAGGCCTACATCTCGAACATCCAAAGATGATGCAGCGTCAGAAATCGTCGACATCCCTGCGTTCAGTGGGTTCTTATTCAAAGTATGATCCAACAGAATATGTTGACCCTGCGTTTTGGTCTGCAAATGGGCCTGGCGAGTTGATACAACCGCATGGTGCGGGTACGTCGATTTACAACGGGCAAGAACGGGTGCATACTCGGCCTATTTCTGTCAATTCTGGACTTTCCTATGTTTGAGTGACCGAGTATTTGTCACTCGTCTTCTTTGTTACCAAACTCCCTTTTATCTGTACCAGAATCAATTGTACTATGTATCCCTTCTTCGTTCATCGATGTCacgatttttctttttcacttATGACTACGAGTATGGAGATTTCCACAGCTTGATGGTACTTCACATTTTACTAGTTTAGTTTTTTTGTACGGAATTTCATGTAGTAGATACGAACATTTATGAATACACAATGTATTGATCAATTTTAATATGTACGTAGAGATCGAAATATTCGTCCAGTCTCAGAACTTGAGATTTCACGTTAGCGGCTGGACAACAAAACACAATATACTGTAATCATTCGTCGTTACATCCTTTAAAACGTTTGGATGGGCCTTGATGAGGAGAGAAAACTCATCCTCTCGAAACTCGTCTTTGATTTGGGATGATTGTGCCAGGTGCGACGGGGGCACTTGCACCCGTACCAGTGGAGTTCTCAACCTTTATTCCACCACAGCGTCCAAGTATGATTTAGAGCTTCGATATGTATTAACCTTGGAGTCTTGTCCATGAGCCGTTTACGCATCCTTTACTGTATCCCGGTCGAGGTCGGAGTTCAAATTGATGATTGCCGTGAGCAGTGACCACCCGTGAAAACTTCCACTTTCAGATGCGGCTTTTCGGCATGCTCAATATAGGTCCACGGAGTTTGCTAATTGCGCGAATGAGTATTCGTTGACATCGTTATTCATTCGCTCAAACCTGCAGCATCAACATGTGTATCACTGCAATGCCTACGTTATCAAATTCCTCGAATGAATAAGGGCAATTACAGTGTACGCTCAAGACCTGCTTCAACGGCCGGGGTGCCAGGCACATGCGTCACTGCATCGGCTCCTGACAGTGTGTTGATAAAAATGAGCTTTCCACTTGCTTTTGTTCAACGCTCATCCTTCTATCCTTTCACTAGCTTTCCGAAACTCACAGCTAATTCCCTTGCATTACTCGTTGCATTCACTTCCGTGTACCTTCGCGGCCAATCAATggttcctcatctttctgctatTGCTCAAAGCAATGCTGCTCTTGTTGGAGGTCTTAAAGGCGCTCCAGTGGCTGTTTTTCTTGGAGGAACATCTGGCATTGGTCAAGGGCTTGCGGAAACTTTCGCACGGTGGCGCAACGGCAATGCGCACATTATCATTCTTGGACGGAACGAGGCCGCTGCACGAGATATCATTGCCCATTTCCCCAAGCCCACCGCTTCTGGGGCTTCATGGAGCCACGAATTCATCCAATGCGACGCGACCCTTATGAAGAACGTTCGCGCTGCTGCTGAGAAAATACTCTCTAAACATCCCAAAGTCAATTACCTCGTCATGACCCCGGGATATTTCTCGACATCTGGAAGAGATGAGACGTCAGAAGGGATCGACAAGAAGCTTGCAGTGCATTACTACTCTAGGTGGAGGCTTACATATGATCTCCTACCTGCATTGAAGAAGGc from Psilocybe cubensis strain MGC-MH-2018 chromosome 2, whole genome shotgun sequence encodes the following:
- a CDS encoding Oxidoreductase (Oxidoreductase AN1596) — its product is MNKGNYSVRSRPASTAGVPGTCVTASAPDTNSLALLVAFTSVYLRGQSMVPHLSAIAQSNAALVGGLKGAPVAVFLGGTSGIGQGLAETFARWRNGNAHIIILGRNEAAARDIIAHFPKPTASGASWSHEFIQCDATLMKNVRAAAEKILSKHPKVNYLVMTPGYFSTSGRDETSEGIDKKLAVHYYSRWRLTYDLLPALKKAKEEGEHVRVLSVYSTGYGGPINEDDFGLKKTFSMKNALESAATYNDLMVEAFHERNPGIVFSHAFPGGVSTNLMSSARTPWMRAVAPVVNTLTKPFLVTQDQCAEYLWSGLLNTNIGAYRMGRRGENLGKQGYHGNEKLRQKLWEHSKDATDV